In Kaistella faecalis, a genomic segment contains:
- a CDS encoding FMN-binding negative transcriptional regulator gives MYIPKIYRSEDSELMKEIISKNGFALLISDQEKLAATHSMFLMNESDEGFYLETHISKGNFQAKVLKDGDEVLCDFLGANSYISSSWYDHKNVSTWNYEAVQIRGKIKLMTDEELYEHLRKLTFKYEKPQKCPMLVENMGEEYVRKEMRGAFGINIFPTEIHIASKLSQNRDEVNTERIISSLKETHHADSIKIAEKMKENLEITKQNI, from the coding sequence ATGTACATTCCCAAAATCTACAGAAGTGAAGACTCGGAGCTGATGAAAGAAATCATCAGTAAAAACGGTTTTGCCCTTTTGATTTCAGATCAGGAAAAACTGGCAGCAACACATTCCATGTTCTTGATGAATGAATCGGATGAAGGATTTTATCTGGAAACGCATATTTCGAAAGGCAATTTTCAGGCGAAAGTACTGAAAGACGGGGATGAAGTTTTATGTGATTTTCTCGGTGCGAACTCTTATATTTCCTCTTCGTGGTACGACCACAAAAACGTTTCGACCTGGAATTATGAAGCAGTACAAATCCGCGGAAAAATCAAACTGATGACGGATGAAGAACTTTATGAACACCTGCGGAAGCTGACATTCAAATATGAAAAACCTCAGAAATGCCCCATGTTGGTAGAAAATATGGGCGAAGAATATGTAAGGAAGGAAATGAGAGGAGCTTTCGGAATCAATATTTTTCCAACAGAAATTCATATTGCCTCGAAACTCTCACAAAACCGGGATGAGGTGAATACCGAAAGAATAATCAGCAGTTTAAAAGAAACCCATCACGCGGATTCAATAAAAATCGCTGAGAAAATGAAAGAAAATTTAGAAATCACAAAACAAAATATATGA
- a CDS encoding tetratricopeptide repeat protein, whose amino-acid sequence MKQILAVIIFLLFNACASKKDTQYLQLGKAEMANQHFDEAAKLFTKSIEKNPANAESFFARGLSYNLLKDFESAVSDFNQAEKLGYTDAKLYTLRSFAYNMTEKNDLALQDLDKAIEMDPDSYAGNYYNRAMLQLSLKKPDLAMLDLNKYVEATQDPNGYFARGKIVLGKGDLKSACEDFKRAISFGSTDEELLKISDAICK is encoded by the coding sequence ATGAAGCAAATTTTAGCTGTAATCATATTTCTTCTGTTTAATGCGTGTGCCTCTAAAAAGGATACTCAGTATTTGCAGCTTGGAAAGGCAGAAATGGCCAATCAGCATTTTGATGAAGCCGCAAAATTATTTACTAAATCGATAGAAAAAAATCCCGCAAACGCCGAGTCGTTCTTTGCGCGTGGACTGAGTTACAATTTGTTGAAGGATTTTGAAAGTGCTGTGTCCGACTTTAACCAGGCAGAAAAATTGGGCTACACCGATGCAAAACTCTATACATTACGATCCTTTGCGTACAATATGACCGAAAAAAATGATCTTGCCCTTCAAGATCTGGACAAAGCAATTGAAATGGATCCTGATTCATACGCAGGAAATTATTATAACAGGGCAATGCTGCAGCTGTCATTGAAAAAGCCTGATCTGGCTATGCTGGACTTAAACAAATATGTTGAGGCAACACAGGATCCTAACGGATATTTTGCCAGAGGAAAAATTGTTTTAGGTAAAGGCGATCTGAAAAGCGCTTGCGAAGATTTCAAAAGAGCAATTTCTTTCGGAAGTACCGACGAAGAACTGCTGAAAATATCTGATGCGATCTGCAAATAA
- the ruvB gene encoding Holliday junction branch migration DNA helicase RuvB: MPDFLHADRENFSDDELMQEEKIRPQSFQDFAGQRKTLDNLEVFVAAAKNRGGALDHVLLHGPPGLGKTTLANIIANELGVGCKITSGPVLDKPGSLAGLLTNLEENDVLFIDEIHRLSPIVEEYLYSAMEDYKIDIMLETGPNARSVQIGLNPFTLVGATTRSGMLTKPMLARFGIQSRLEYYTIELLGMIIERSARVLGVKIYEDAALEIARRSRGTPRIANALLRRVRDFAEIKGNGEIEIEITKFALNSLNVDEFGLDDMDNRIMRVMIENFRGKPVGISALATSIGENPETLEEVYEPFLIQEGFIIRTPRGREVTEKAYKHLNISVPKRPDTLF, encoded by the coding sequence ATGCCCGATTTTTTGCACGCAGATAGAGAGAATTTTTCGGATGATGAACTGATGCAGGAAGAAAAAATCCGGCCCCAAAGTTTTCAGGATTTTGCCGGACAAAGGAAGACTTTAGATAATCTGGAAGTTTTCGTGGCGGCTGCCAAAAACCGTGGCGGCGCGCTGGATCATGTTCTTCTTCACGGTCCGCCGGGACTCGGAAAAACCACTTTAGCAAATATCATTGCAAACGAACTGGGAGTGGGATGTAAAATTACCTCCGGACCGGTTTTGGACAAACCCGGAAGTCTTGCTGGATTACTGACTAATTTGGAAGAAAACGATGTTCTTTTCATTGATGAAATTCACCGGCTTTCTCCTATTGTAGAGGAATATCTTTATTCAGCCATGGAAGATTATAAAATCGACATCATGCTCGAAACCGGACCGAATGCACGTTCTGTACAAATCGGTTTGAATCCTTTTACTTTGGTTGGAGCGACGACAAGAAGTGGAATGCTGACCAAGCCTATGCTCGCCAGATTCGGAATCCAGAGCAGACTGGAATATTATACGATCGAACTTCTAGGGATGATTATCGAAAGAAGTGCGCGGGTTTTGGGAGTGAAAATCTACGAAGACGCCGCACTGGAAATTGCCAGAAGAAGCCGCGGAACTCCGAGAATTGCAAACGCGTTGTTAAGAAGAGTCAGAGATTTCGCGGAGATTAAAGGAAACGGAGAAATCGAGATAGAGATAACCAAATTTGCCCTGAATTCATTAAATGTCGATGAGTTCGGACTTGATGATATGGACAATCGTATTATGCGCGTGATGATTGAAAACTTCCGCGGGAAACCGGTTGGGATTTCGGCTTTGGCGACATCGATTGGAGAGAACCCGGAAACTTTGGAAGAAGTTTATGAACCGTTTCTCATTCAGGAAGGTTTCATTATCAGAACGCCGAGAGGAAGAGAAGTGACTGAAAAAGCTTATAAACACCTCAATATTTCGGTTCCGAAACGACCTGATACGCTATTTTAA
- the hutI gene encoding imidazolonepropionase, with protein sequence MKLIGPFKQIVTLANLPLRGKLSDNQIEIIEDGGIISENGIIRKTGNFKDLQSEFPDIKTDIIDEVQVALPAFTDCHTHICFGGNRANDFAMRNAGKTYLEIAESGGGIWSSVQHTRNASEEELLITTLERINFLISLGITTIEIKSGYGLDVENELKMLRVIKKAQSLTKATLVPTCLSAHLKPRDFEGKNEEYLNYILDEVLPKVKAENLANRVDIFIEKSAFQPEESKAFLLKAKEMDFEITVHADQFTAGSSRIAVEVGAKSADHLEATVDEDIQFLADSETVAVALPGASLGLGEKFTPARKILDAGGILAIASDWNPGSAPMGNLITQASILATFEKLSTAEVLAGITFRSAFALSLEDRGTLEQGKKADFVTFKTDNFQNVFYQQGSLKTEHVYIDGEKI encoded by the coding sequence ATGAAACTAATTGGTCCTTTTAAACAAATTGTTACACTTGCCAATCTTCCTTTACGTGGAAAACTAAGCGATAATCAGATTGAAATCATTGAAGACGGCGGAATTATTTCCGAAAACGGAATCATCCGAAAAACAGGAAATTTTAAAGACCTGCAGTCTGAATTTCCGGATATCAAAACCGACATTATTGATGAAGTACAGGTCGCACTACCGGCATTTACCGATTGCCATACCCACATCTGTTTCGGCGGAAACCGTGCCAATGACTTTGCAATGAGAAATGCCGGGAAAACTTATCTTGAAATTGCAGAAAGCGGCGGCGGAATCTGGAGTTCAGTTCAGCATACCAGAAACGCTTCGGAAGAAGAACTTCTTATAACAACATTAGAAAGAATCAACTTTTTGATTTCCTTAGGAATTACAACCATCGAAATAAAATCCGGTTACGGACTGGATGTAGAAAACGAACTTAAAATGCTCCGCGTCATCAAAAAAGCGCAAAGTCTTACAAAAGCGACTTTAGTTCCCACATGTCTATCCGCTCATTTAAAACCGAGAGATTTTGAAGGAAAAAATGAAGAATATCTGAATTATATTCTGGATGAAGTACTTCCTAAAGTAAAAGCAGAAAATCTCGCAAACCGTGTTGATATTTTTATTGAAAAATCAGCCTTTCAGCCGGAAGAAAGTAAAGCATTTTTATTGAAAGCGAAAGAAATGGATTTCGAAATCACTGTTCATGCTGATCAGTTCACGGCGGGAAGTTCGAGGATCGCGGTGGAAGTTGGAGCAAAATCTGCCGACCATCTGGAAGCGACCGTTGACGAAGATATTCAGTTTTTAGCAGATTCAGAAACCGTAGCTGTTGCGCTTCCCGGAGCAAGTTTAGGTTTGGGTGAAAAATTTACGCCTGCCAGAAAAATTCTGGATGCCGGCGGAATTTTAGCCATTGCAAGCGACTGGAATCCCGGTTCGGCACCGATGGGGAATTTAATTACTCAGGCTTCCATTTTGGCGACTTTTGAGAAACTTTCTACCGCAGAAGTTTTGGCAGGAATTACCTTCCGTTCGGCTTTTGCTTTAAGTTTAGAAGATCGCGGAACTTTAGAACAAGGTAAGAAAGCAGATTTCGTCACTTTTAAAACCGATAATTTTCAGAATGTATTTTATCAGCAAGGCAGTTTGAAAACCGAACATGTCTATATCGACGGGGAAAAGATTTAA
- the paaB gene encoding 1,2-phenylacetyl-CoA epoxidase subunit PaaB, producing the protein MSNLDVWEVFIQTKPGLSHKHAGTVQAATAETALQAARDVYTRRMEGTSIWVVPSKYMVTSEGVDKEAFFDPADDKLYRHPTFYQIPNDVKNM; encoded by the coding sequence ATGAGCAATTTAGATGTATGGGAAGTTTTTATCCAGACAAAACCCGGATTATCCCATAAACACGCGGGAACAGTACAGGCGGCTACCGCAGAAACTGCACTTCAGGCGGCGAGAGATGTATACACCCGCCGAATGGAAGGTACCTCAATCTGGGTCGTTCCGAGCAAATATATGGTGACATCTGAAGGGGTAGACAAAGAAGCTTTTTTTGATCCTGCTGATGATAAACTCTACCGTCACCCTACTTTTTATCAGATTCCGAACGATGTGAAAAATATGTAA
- the paaC gene encoding 1,2-phenylacetyl-CoA epoxidase subunit PaaC yields the protein MFFDHANHPAPDIQHPTITMNPLYNYILKLADDTLIFGQRLGELTGQGPYLEEDIALTNIALDYLGQSNNLYKYAAQIQGQGKTEDDLAFLRLEKEYLNCQLSELPNGDYANTVLKVYFFSLYQKILYMILTKSSDEQLAAIAEKSLKEVKYHYTHTSTWIKMFAGGTEESQTRLKTAVENLWEYTAGMFAETEGETDLGHLGIAPNAQDLYENWKFLVAEDFRNFGMEIPEIEFMQKGSRTGYHTEYFGFILCELQYMQRTYPNCVW from the coding sequence ATGTTTTTTGACCATGCCAATCATCCAGCACCTGACATCCAACACCCAACAATAACAATGAATCCACTTTATAATTATATCTTAAAACTTGCCGACGATACTTTGATTTTCGGCCAGCGTTTAGGCGAACTTACGGGTCAGGGACCGTATCTTGAAGAAGATATCGCGCTTACGAATATTGCCCTGGATTATCTGGGACAGTCTAATAATTTATACAAATATGCAGCCCAGATTCAGGGCCAGGGAAAGACCGAGGATGACCTTGCTTTTCTGCGTCTGGAAAAAGAATATCTGAATTGCCAGCTCTCCGAATTACCCAACGGGGATTACGCAAATACAGTGCTGAAAGTGTATTTCTTTTCCCTATATCAGAAAATTCTGTATATGATTCTGACAAAAAGCAGCGATGAACAGCTTGCTGCGATTGCCGAAAAGTCTCTGAAAGAAGTAAAATACCATTATACCCACACTTCGACGTGGATCAAAATGTTTGCAGGCGGAACCGAAGAAAGCCAAACAAGACTCAAAACCGCCGTGGAAAACCTTTGGGAATATACTGCCGGAATGTTTGCAGAAACCGAAGGCGAAACGGATCTGGGCCATCTCGGAATTGCACCAAATGCGCAGGATCTCTATGAAAACTGGAAATTTTTAGTTGCCGAAGATTTCCGGAATTTCGGTATGGAAATCCCGGAAATCGAATTCATGCAGAAAGGTTCCAGAACCGGTTATCACACGGAATATTTCGGATTTATTTTATGTGAACTTCAGTATATGCAGAGAACGTATCCGAATTGTGTGTGGTAA
- the paaD gene encoding 1,2-phenylacetyl-CoA epoxidase subunit PaaD encodes MNYLLELLSEIPDPEIPVINIVELGIVREAKMISDREAEIVITPTYSACPAMFNIEEDIIKLFKEKGITAKVITKISPIWTTDWITDEAREKLRVYGITPPEKGSHEDHLNIPKKCPRCGSENTRQISRFGSTLCKASYQCNDCLEPFDYFKCH; translated from the coding sequence TTGAATTATCTATTAGAACTTCTTTCCGAGATTCCGGATCCTGAAATTCCCGTGATCAACATCGTGGAACTGGGGATTGTTCGGGAAGCGAAAATGATTTCTGATCGGGAGGCTGAAATTGTGATTACTCCCACCTATTCTGCCTGTCCCGCAATGTTTAATATTGAAGAGGATATTATTAAACTGTTTAAGGAAAAAGGAATTACCGCTAAAGTAATTACCAAAATCTCTCCCATCTGGACGACGGACTGGATTACCGATGAGGCTCGGGAAAAACTCCGCGTGTACGGAATTACACCGCCGGAAAAAGGGTCTCATGAAGATCACCTCAACATTCCAAAAAAATGTCCGAGATGCGGCTCGGAAAACACCAGACAGATCAGCCGTTTCGGTTCTACCCTCTGCAAAGCAAGTTATCAGTGCAATGACTGCCTGGAACCTTTCGATTATTTTAAATGCCACTGA
- a CDS encoding enoyl-CoA hydratase/isomerase family protein, whose product MYTHLEIETHLEGKLQIAYLNQPETYNSLNKTLLKEIRSFVHEGSKNPEVRCLAISGRGKAFCSGQNLKDAMSYGGDDDERVIQRIVIDYYNPMVKEIAKCRKPVISLVNGPAVGAGAMLALICDITLATESSYFSQAFVNIGLIPDTGGTYWLPKLLGRQQANYLAFTGKKISATEAKNMGLIADVFEDENFMVNSMGILEQISNLPTKAISLTKKAFNESYDNNLSQQLDLEGILQQEAAESADFLEGVAAFLDKRKPNYQGK is encoded by the coding sequence ATGTACACTCATCTCGAAATAGAAACCCACCTTGAAGGCAAACTTCAAATCGCCTACCTCAATCAGCCAGAAACATACAATAGTTTAAACAAAACTTTGCTGAAAGAAATCCGGAGTTTCGTGCACGAAGGTTCTAAAAATCCCGAAGTACGGTGTCTCGCCATTTCCGGACGTGGAAAAGCGTTCTGCTCGGGTCAGAATCTTAAAGATGCAATGTCTTACGGTGGCGACGATGACGAAAGAGTAATCCAGAGAATTGTGATCGATTATTACAATCCTATGGTAAAGGAAATCGCAAAATGCAGAAAACCCGTTATATCCTTGGTGAATGGGCCCGCAGTAGGCGCCGGTGCGATGTTGGCATTGATATGTGACATTACTTTAGCGACCGAATCTTCTTATTTTTCGCAGGCTTTCGTAAATATCGGTTTGATTCCTGACACAGGCGGAACCTATTGGTTGCCAAAACTTTTGGGCCGTCAGCAGGCAAATTACCTCGCTTTTACGGGCAAGAAAATTTCTGCTACAGAAGCAAAAAACATGGGCTTGATTGCCGATGTCTTTGAAGATGAAAACTTTATGGTGAATTCGATGGGGATTTTAGAACAAATCTCCAATTTGCCAACAAAAGCAATTTCCTTAACCAAAAAAGCATTCAACGAATCTTATGATAACAATTTAAGCCAGCAGCTTGATCTGGAAGGAATCCTTCAGCAGGAAGCTGCGGAAAGCGCTGATTTTCTGGAAGGTGTCGCAGCGTTTTTAGACAAAAGAAAGCCAAATTATCAGGGAAAATAA
- a CDS encoding 3-hydroxyacyl-CoA dehydrogenase NAD-binding domain-containing protein encodes MNKIGIIGSGTMGIGIAQVAATAGCEVFLYDANSVQTEKSLLNLQETLDKLVGKQKISLERSEEIFKRIKACSNLSGLKDCDLVIEAIIENKEIKTKVFQDLEGIVSEKCIISSNTSSISITSLQAELIKPERFIGIHFFNPAPLMPLVEVIPGLLTKEELAPEIYTLMETWGKIPVIAKDVPGFIVNRIARPFYGEALRIVEENIATPEQVDDAVRSLGNFKMGPFELMDLIGIDINFSVTKTVYQDYFYDPKYKPSLLQQRMSEAKLLGRKTGKGFYDYSENAEKPVPQKDEELYGTIFMRIISMLINEAVEAKRLGIANDDDLELAMQKGVNYPKGLLAWGKEIGFDNISETLQNLYEEYQEERYRQSPLLKKMQLKKI; translated from the coding sequence ATGAATAAAATAGGAATAATCGGCTCCGGAACCATGGGAATCGGCATTGCGCAGGTCGCAGCGACGGCTGGATGCGAAGTTTTTCTCTATGATGCGAATTCAGTTCAGACGGAAAAATCATTGCTGAATCTGCAGGAGACTTTGGACAAATTGGTCGGAAAGCAGAAAATTTCACTTGAGAGAAGTGAAGAAATCTTCAAGCGCATCAAAGCATGCTCAAATCTTTCCGGTCTTAAAGACTGCGATTTAGTGATTGAAGCCATCATCGAAAATAAAGAAATTAAAACAAAAGTCTTTCAGGACCTTGAAGGAATCGTCTCAGAAAAGTGCATTATTTCGAGTAATACTTCATCTATTTCAATTACTTCACTTCAGGCTGAACTTATAAAGCCCGAAAGATTTATCGGAATTCACTTTTTTAATCCTGCGCCGCTGATGCCTCTCGTAGAAGTAATTCCCGGACTTCTCACGAAAGAAGAATTAGCTCCGGAGATTTATACTTTAATGGAAACCTGGGGCAAAATTCCGGTTATTGCGAAAGATGTTCCCGGATTTATTGTGAACCGGATTGCAAGACCGTTTTACGGTGAGGCACTAAGAATTGTAGAGGAAAATATTGCGACCCCTGAACAGGTTGATGATGCGGTGCGGAGCTTGGGAAATTTCAAAATGGGACCTTTCGAGCTGATGGATTTAATTGGAATCGACATCAATTTTTCTGTTACCAAAACTGTTTATCAGGATTATTTTTACGATCCTAAATATAAACCCAGTTTGCTTCAGCAGCGTATGAGCGAGGCCAAATTACTGGGAAGAAAAACCGGAAAAGGCTTTTACGATTATTCCGAAAACGCTGAAAAGCCAGTTCCTCAAAAAGATGAAGAACTGTACGGAACGATTTTCATGAGAATTATTTCAATGCTTATCAATGAAGCGGTAGAAGCAAAAAGACTCGGGATTGCCAATGACGACGACCTGGAACTTGCTATGCAAAAAGGAGTAAATTACCCGAAAGGTTTACTCGCATGGGGAAAGGAAATCGGTTTTGATAACATTTCAGAAACGCTTCAAAACCTCTACGAAGAATACCAGGAAGAGCGTTACCGCCAAAGTCCCTTGTTAAAGAAAATGCAACTAAAAAAGATTTAA
- a CDS encoding PaaI family thioesterase, whose protein sequence is MSPLELAQYMLNQDAFSQWMGIKLIEVREKYCLIEMPVKAEMINGLRTVHGGVTFSLADSALAFSSNNTNDASVALHCSVNFTKAVRLGDTLTAESILISDTRKTGVYDISITNQHKVLVATFRGTVYKIDKKVTDL, encoded by the coding sequence ATGTCACCACTTGAACTCGCCCAATATATGCTCAATCAGGACGCATTCTCGCAATGGATGGGAATAAAACTGATTGAAGTCCGCGAAAAATACTGCCTGATCGAAATGCCTGTAAAAGCAGAAATGATCAACGGCCTTCGAACCGTTCACGGAGGCGTTACATTTTCCCTCGCGGATTCTGCACTCGCTTTTTCAAGCAACAATACGAATGATGCTTCTGTGGCATTGCACTGCTCGGTGAACTTTACAAAAGCCGTGAGGCTGGGCGATACTTTAACCGCTGAAAGTATTTTAATATCCGATACGCGAAAAACCGGTGTATATGATATTTCTATCACCAACCAACATAAGGTCTTGGTGGCAACTTTCCGGGGAACAGTATATAAAATTGATAAAAAGGTGACGGATTTGTAA
- a CDS encoding RNA polymerase sigma factor, producing MTHEIFKDTVFCLKDEMYRFAKRFVMSSDEAEDVVQDLMVKFWQKKEEIAAFGNIKSYAMRSVKNECLNRLKHHDVKMGFADFQLHRSELYQIETNNLKEHILDFIRQLPEKQKAVIHLKDVEEYDISEIAEMLEMEENAVRVNLMRARQKIKEQITQLMNYENRQITG from the coding sequence ATGACTCACGAAATTTTCAAGGATACGGTATTCTGTCTCAAGGATGAGATGTACCGTTTTGCGAAAAGATTCGTGATGAGCAGTGACGAAGCCGAAGATGTTGTACAGGATCTGATGGTGAAATTCTGGCAGAAAAAAGAAGAGATTGCCGCTTTCGGAAACATTAAATCCTATGCGATGAGATCGGTAAAAAATGAATGCCTGAACAGATTAAAGCATCACGACGTGAAAATGGGTTTTGCAGATTTTCAACTTCACCGAAGTGAGCTTTACCAGATCGAGACCAATAATCTGAAAGAACACATTCTGGATTTCATCAGGCAGCTTCCGGAAAAACAGAAAGCCGTGATTCACCTGAAAGATGTAGAAGAGTACGACATCTCGGAAATCGCAGAAATGCTGGAGATGGAAGAAAACGCAGTAAGAGTAAATCTGATGCGGGCCCGGCAGAAAATTAAAGAACAGATCACACAATTAATGAATTATGAAAACCGACAGATCACAGGATAA
- a CDS encoding DUF4252 domain-containing protein — protein sequence MKKTIFIFALLFSFFTTVNAQKDKLDQLFEKYQETDGVTSIKIAKPMFNMLNKLNINDSELDQIKPLLSKINGLKILIVEKPETKGTDEIKQLNMFQNLQSDISNSIKNLKYEELMTVNSKDNKIKFLSSDATNGILDNLLLSINSEGNTVLMMLDGKISIDDVNKLVNEAQNTSLKSSLVTENVSPGGVTQVRSVGKFTGIKASSGIKVNFTQGNNQSVVVETDPNLQEYVSTEVKDGILVISINNKNNKKLNFKKLLVTVEAPRLSSVDVSSGASLMTVNTIKENNFKAEVSSGANLNADVIAEKTVDVAVSSGSTAKLDVQSQSFILTGTSGSSSTVVGKTANASFDLTSAASCNANDFIAKSATVSATSGSNLRVQATEALSGSASSGATIRYKGNPKIENGGTKTSSGASIKPLN from the coding sequence ATGAAAAAAACAATATTCATATTCGCCCTTTTATTTTCATTTTTTACCACGGTAAACGCACAGAAAGACAAACTTGACCAGCTTTTCGAAAAATATCAGGAAACTGATGGCGTAACCTCCATCAAAATCGCCAAGCCGATGTTTAATATGCTGAACAAGCTGAACATTAATGATTCTGAACTTGACCAGATTAAACCATTATTAAGCAAAATCAACGGTCTTAAAATTCTTATTGTGGAGAAACCTGAAACCAAAGGAACAGATGAAATCAAGCAGCTGAACATGTTCCAGAATCTTCAGAGCGATATTTCCAACTCCATCAAAAATCTGAAGTATGAGGAACTGATGACCGTGAACAGCAAAGACAATAAAATTAAATTTCTGTCTTCTGACGCTACCAATGGGATTTTAGACAATCTGCTTTTAAGCATCAATTCTGAAGGAAATACGGTTCTGATGATGCTCGACGGGAAAATCTCAATAGACGACGTGAACAAACTGGTGAATGAAGCCCAGAATACTTCCCTCAAATCCTCATTAGTAACTGAAAACGTAAGTCCAGGCGGCGTTACCCAGGTGCGCAGCGTAGGAAAATTTACCGGAATTAAAGCCTCAAGCGGGATTAAAGTGAATTTTACCCAAGGAAATAACCAGTCGGTGGTTGTAGAGACCGATCCTAATCTTCAGGAATATGTTTCGACAGAAGTAAAAGACGGAATCCTGGTAATTTCCATCAACAACAAAAACAATAAGAAATTAAACTTTAAAAAACTGTTGGTTACCGTGGAAGCGCCGAGACTTTCTTCTGTAGACGTAAGCTCCGGTGCATCTTTGATGACTGTAAACACGATTAAAGAAAATAATTTCAAAGCAGAAGTTTCGTCCGGCGCCAATCTTAACGCTGACGTAATTGCTGAAAAAACAGTTGATGTCGCAGTTTCTTCCGGTTCGACCGCCAAACTGGATGTTCAGTCGCAAAGTTTCATCCTTACAGGAACAAGCGGTTCAAGTTCCACGGTTGTTGGGAAAACAGCAAACGCATCATTCGATCTTACCAGTGCCGCAAGCTGCAATGCCAATGATTTTATAGCAAAATCGGCCACGGTTTCAGCAACATCCGGATCTAATTTGCGAGTTCAGGCCACAGAGGCATTGAGCGGCAGTGCAAGTTCCGGCGCCACAATCAGATACAAAGGAAATCCTAAAATTGAAAATGGAGGGACCAAAACTTCGAGTGGTGCAAGCATTAAACCTTTAAATTAG
- a CDS encoding DUF4252 domain-containing protein — translation MKNIAFLFAAVLLLSLQSCIVSSTPKMGFFDNQHYDYKDAKFTSINVPMFLAKPMVKKALKEDGESEELISLIKKISDIKVMTVENGNKTMLADFAKYLTNNRFEEWMTVKKENETVNFQAKQSGDVIKKLMITVHSGSELVFVDVSGKFTADDISRIINYSERKDVKKLVSK, via the coding sequence ATGAAAAATATTGCTTTCTTATTCGCTGCGGTGCTTTTGCTCTCACTACAATCATGCATCGTTTCCAGCACACCAAAAATGGGATTTTTTGATAATCAGCATTACGATTATAAAGACGCTAAATTTACCAGTATAAATGTTCCGATGTTTCTCGCTAAACCAATGGTTAAAAAGGCCCTGAAAGAAGACGGAGAAAGCGAAGAACTCATCAGCCTCATCAAAAAAATCTCCGATATTAAAGTGATGACGGTTGAGAATGGCAACAAAACAATGCTGGCAGATTTTGCCAAATATCTTACCAATAACCGCTTCGAAGAATGGATGACGGTAAAGAAAGAAAATGAAACCGTCAATTTTCAGGCAAAACAAAGCGGGGATGTCATTAAAAAACTGATGATCACGGTACATTCAGGCAGCGAATTGGTTTTTGTAGATGTTTCGGGAAAATTTACCGCCGATGACATTTCGAGAATTATCAATTACTCCGAAAGGAAAGATGTAAAAAAACTTGTTTCCAAATAA